The following are from one region of the Rosistilla carotiformis genome:
- a CDS encoding DUF1501 domain-containing protein has translation MTTMNMLAYQSASQRARRDFLFQSLWGMGAVTLSNLLAPEEIVSNAAADERVDPLVKRDSHFPARAKNCIYIYLEGGPSQMDLYDPKPTLNKLDGQPLPESMLENMQFAFLQKETARIMGTSRKFSKHGKCGMDFSDLLPHLASCADDLCMVRSVHTDQFNHVPAQLLMNCGSAIAGRPSMGSWLCYGLGSESQNLPAYVSLATTGRGIPGGSASWSSGFLPSSYSGVLFGSEGQTVNNIQNPEGITDEIQRSSVNFINTLNRQRIDHTGDSELISRIKAYELGFRLQSSAPELTDLSSESQSTLDMYGFDRKEPEIKSNRGGKGLFREFAYDCLMARRLVERGVRVVNIIHSSWDHHSRLEPELTHNSLMADQPIAALIKDLKQRGLLDDTLVIVGSEFGRTPLGENRPGYKKVTGRDHHPGAFTILMAGGGVKSGFTYGASDDIGWHVAENPVHVHDLHATVLHLFGLDHTRLTYRVQGRDFRLTDVAGRVVNDIIA, from the coding sequence ATGACCACCATGAATATGCTTGCCTATCAATCCGCCAGCCAACGCGCACGCCGCGACTTTCTATTTCAATCGCTCTGGGGCATGGGGGCTGTAACGCTTTCGAACCTGCTTGCCCCGGAAGAGATCGTATCGAACGCGGCGGCCGATGAACGCGTGGATCCACTCGTTAAGAGGGACTCGCATTTTCCGGCCCGCGCGAAGAACTGTATCTATATCTATCTCGAAGGCGGGCCCAGCCAGATGGATCTTTACGATCCCAAGCCAACTTTGAACAAGCTCGATGGCCAGCCATTGCCGGAATCGATGCTCGAAAACATGCAGTTCGCATTCCTGCAAAAGGAAACGGCACGCATCATGGGGACATCGCGGAAGTTCTCTAAGCACGGCAAGTGCGGTATGGATTTCTCCGACCTTCTTCCCCACCTGGCAAGTTGCGCCGACGACCTGTGCATGGTCCGCTCGGTTCATACCGACCAATTTAATCATGTGCCTGCCCAACTGCTGATGAACTGCGGTTCGGCGATTGCCGGGCGGCCAAGTATGGGTTCTTGGCTTTGTTACGGATTGGGAAGTGAATCGCAGAATCTACCTGCCTATGTTTCACTGGCAACGACAGGACGCGGCATCCCCGGCGGCTCGGCGAGTTGGTCGAGCGGTTTTCTCCCTTCATCGTATTCCGGTGTGTTGTTCGGCAGCGAAGGGCAAACCGTCAATAACATTCAGAATCCCGAGGGAATCACGGATGAAATTCAGCGATCTTCGGTGAACTTCATCAACACGTTAAATCGTCAAAGGATCGACCACACCGGCGACTCCGAACTGATCAGCCGGATCAAAGCTTATGAACTCGGCTTCCGACTTCAATCGTCGGCTCCCGAACTAACGGATCTTTCCAGCGAGTCCCAAAGTACGCTCGACATGTACGGCTTCGATCGCAAAGAGCCTGAGATTAAGAGCAACCGCGGAGGCAAAGGCCTCTTCCGTGAATTCGCTTACGATTGCTTGATGGCGCGGCGATTGGTGGAACGTGGTGTCCGTGTCGTCAATATCATTCACTCGTCATGGGATCACCACTCGCGACTCGAACCCGAATTGACACACAACAGCCTGATGGCCGATCAACCGATTGCCGCACTGATCAAGGATCTGAAGCAGCGCGGACTACTCGACGACACGTTGGTGATTGTCGGATCGGAGTTTGGCCGAACTCCCTTGGGCGAGAATCGGCCGGGGTACAAGAAGGTGACCGGTCGCGATCATCACCCCGGTGCGTTCACCATTCTGATGGCCGGGGGGGGCGTTAAGTCGGGCTTTACCTACGGAGCTTCCGACGATATCGGATGGCATGTGGCCGAGAACCCTGTCCACGTCCACGACCTGCATGCCACTGTGCTCCATTTGTTTGGTCTCGATCACACGCGGCTGACCTATCGCGTCCAAGGACGTGACTTCCGCCTAACCGATGTCGCCGGGCGAGTTGTCAACGATATCATCGCGTAG
- a CDS encoding DUF1559 domain-containing protein produces the protein MLRFHPFRRHGFTLVELLVVIAIIGILVGLLLPAVQAAREAARRMSCGNNLKQIGLGLHNYHDTFQSFPIGSRHSKGDLANPGFGVSWWLGLLPFVEQGNLSDQLTVDGNHPGSLSNGGGGAYDGHAVNGPIIDGIEIDVMLCPSSPLQAVRSSGYSYTITCPQYTGISGAANDALGFNLNPTNRQWVGYQSGIVSLSGMLTPLNSIKMRDATDGLSNTLIVGEQADFVVDTNGNRTATINNHQGFMCGINKTAFGFTERTFNTTTIMYPINGSSLSLTGVKNNDGTNNGIFSAHPGGSLVAISDGSVRFVSENLELRTLKLLATRDDGQVLGEF, from the coding sequence ATGTTGCGGTTCCATCCTTTCCGTCGACACGGATTCACCCTAGTCGAGCTCTTGGTCGTCATCGCCATCATCGGCATCTTGGTCGGGCTTCTTCTTCCCGCCGTGCAAGCCGCCCGCGAAGCAGCCCGGCGGATGTCGTGCGGTAACAATCTGAAACAGATCGGCCTAGGACTGCATAACTACCACGACACCTTCCAATCGTTCCCGATCGGTTCGCGACATTCGAAGGGCGACTTGGCGAACCCAGGGTTTGGTGTCTCGTGGTGGCTAGGGCTGTTGCCGTTTGTAGAGCAGGGCAATCTATCCGACCAATTGACCGTTGATGGTAATCACCCGGGCAGCCTGTCCAACGGTGGCGGTGGCGCATATGACGGTCACGCCGTGAATGGACCGATCATCGACGGGATCGAAATCGACGTGATGCTTTGCCCCTCGAGCCCACTGCAAGCCGTTCGCAGTTCGGGTTATTCCTACACGATTACCTGTCCGCAATACACGGGCATTTCGGGAGCCGCCAACGATGCGTTGGGCTTTAACCTGAATCCTACCAATCGCCAGTGGGTCGGTTATCAAAGCGGGATTGTTTCGCTGAGCGGCATGTTAACCCCACTCAACTCCATCAAAATGCGTGATGCGACCGATGGGCTTTCCAACACGCTCATTGTTGGCGAGCAGGCTGATTTCGTCGTCGATACAAATGGCAATCGTACGGCGACCATCAACAACCACCAGGGATTCATGTGTGGCATCAATAAGACAGCATTCGGATTTACCGAACGCACTTTCAATACGACCACCATCATGTATCCGATCAACGGATCGTCCTTGAGCCTAACCGGCGTGAAGAACAACGACGGCACCAACAACGGCATCTTCTCGGCTCACCCTGGCGGGTCATTAGTTGCGATCAGCGATGGGTCGGTGCGTTTCGTAAGCGAAAATCTCGAGCTACGAACACTAAAACTCCTGGCGACACGCGATGATGGTCAGGTCCTTGGCGAATTCTAG
- a CDS encoding PSD1 and planctomycete cytochrome C domain-containing protein encodes MVHRTVVVSLIILILCASSVGADEAPDFAREVLPILSKQCFACHGPDEETREGGLRLDTREHAVEELDSGSRAIVPGDADQSELMARVVTKDEFLQMPPPETGKSLSDDEKEILRRWVESGAKYSLHWAFQPIHKPAAPLSTKGGWGRNEVDAFVLAKLQAAGLSPSPEASPEELMRRLYLDLIGLPPTYTEVQEFASDPNDEAYGQIVDRLLASKHFGERWGRHWLDLARYADSNGYLGDELRPEAWRYRDWVIEAINNDLPYDQFSTEQIAGDLLEDATESQRIATGFHRNAMENTEAGVDKEADRVAQTVDRLSTFGTIWMGMTVGCAECHTHKFDPLTHQEFYQLYAFFNNLESDKVVLGYRDQVAEDSQEAKQREEKIDEIVAKILQDLVSLDPAQKELVDQRLDTLAKPEKHRTEEEKESLEHWLADLPDDTRSRLAEYEDLASKRPAPKQIVAPAVQQRRKPRQTFIHYRGDFRQPSDKVYPGTPSFLPPLESSEKDADRVDLAKWLFHPEHPLTARTATNHIWQHLFLEGMFRTEDNLGVAGDPPTHPQLLDWLAGELQENGWSRKSLIKTIVLSSTYRQSSQQTQRLKEVDPENRLLGRQFRYRLEAEIIRDLALSVSGLISKNIGGPSIRPPMNKRLTSISRNQSWDVSRGEQKYRRGMYILFRRATPFPMLSTFDGPDSTSACAAREISNSPLQSLTLLNDPVFFECAQSLGQQKLAAEEDAWISEMFQRMLSRNPTSEELAASQEFYRELLDSLENSKQSDLKAIVNDEKSSASLIQQAAQVLLARSLMNLDEFITRP; translated from the coding sequence ATGGTACATAGAACGGTCGTTGTTTCCCTGATCATCCTGATTCTCTGTGCAAGTTCCGTTGGGGCAGATGAAGCTCCCGACTTTGCTCGCGAGGTTCTCCCGATTCTGTCGAAACAGTGCTTTGCTTGTCACGGTCCTGACGAAGAGACGCGTGAGGGAGGACTGCGACTCGACACGCGCGAGCACGCGGTTGAAGAACTCGATAGCGGCAGCAGGGCGATCGTGCCCGGCGACGCTGACCAAAGCGAGCTGATGGCCCGCGTGGTCACGAAGGATGAGTTCCTGCAGATGCCTCCCCCGGAAACGGGCAAGTCTTTGTCGGACGACGAGAAAGAGATCCTTCGACGCTGGGTCGAGAGTGGCGCAAAATATTCTTTGCACTGGGCGTTTCAGCCAATTCATAAGCCGGCTGCCCCACTGTCAACAAAGGGTGGCTGGGGACGCAACGAAGTGGATGCGTTTGTGCTGGCGAAGCTTCAAGCGGCCGGGTTGTCTCCCAGTCCCGAGGCTTCACCAGAAGAGTTGATGCGTCGACTCTATCTCGATTTGATCGGCCTTCCACCGACCTATACAGAGGTTCAAGAGTTTGCCAGCGACCCCAATGACGAAGCCTACGGGCAGATCGTTGACAGGCTGCTTGCATCGAAGCATTTCGGTGAACGTTGGGGACGCCACTGGCTCGACCTGGCTCGGTACGCCGACAGCAACGGATATTTGGGAGACGAGCTTCGACCGGAGGCCTGGCGTTACCGCGACTGGGTGATCGAAGCGATCAACAACGATCTGCCGTATGATCAGTTCTCGACGGAACAAATTGCTGGTGACTTGTTGGAGGACGCGACGGAATCACAGCGGATTGCCACTGGCTTCCATCGCAACGCCATGGAAAATACCGAAGCGGGTGTCGATAAAGAGGCCGACCGCGTCGCCCAAACGGTAGACCGGCTCAGTACATTCGGAACGATCTGGATGGGCATGACGGTCGGGTGTGCCGAATGCCATACCCATAAATTCGACCCGCTGACGCACCAGGAGTTCTATCAACTCTACGCGTTCTTCAACAATCTCGAGAGTGACAAAGTCGTCCTTGGCTATCGAGACCAAGTCGCCGAAGATTCCCAAGAGGCCAAGCAACGGGAAGAAAAGATCGACGAGATCGTTGCGAAGATTCTGCAGGACCTGGTTTCCTTGGATCCTGCTCAGAAAGAGTTGGTCGACCAGCGTTTGGATACGTTGGCCAAGCCAGAGAAACATCGCACTGAGGAGGAGAAGGAGTCGCTCGAACACTGGCTTGCCGACCTGCCGGACGACACACGATCACGACTGGCCGAGTACGAAGATCTGGCCAGCAAACGACCGGCGCCGAAACAAATTGTCGCCCCCGCCGTGCAGCAACGCCGCAAGCCACGCCAAACATTCATTCACTATCGCGGCGACTTCCGACAACCAAGCGATAAGGTCTATCCAGGGACGCCTAGTTTTCTTCCTCCACTGGAATCAAGCGAGAAGGACGCGGATCGTGTGGACTTGGCGAAGTGGCTATTCCATCCGGAGCATCCGCTGACCGCGCGGACAGCCACAAATCACATTTGGCAGCATCTATTTCTGGAGGGAATGTTTCGGACCGAAGACAATCTTGGCGTCGCCGGGGATCCGCCGACGCATCCTCAGCTTCTCGATTGGTTAGCAGGCGAGCTACAGGAAAACGGATGGAGCCGAAAGTCACTGATCAAGACGATTGTTCTTTCGTCGACCTATCGCCAAAGTTCTCAACAGACTCAGCGACTGAAGGAAGTGGATCCCGAGAACCGTTTGCTGGGCCGCCAGTTTCGATATCGCTTGGAAGCGGAAATCATTCGCGATCTGGCTCTCTCGGTGAGCGGCTTGATCTCAAAGAACATCGGCGGCCCCAGTATTCGCCCACCGATGAATAAACGCCTGACTTCGATCAGTCGAAATCAGAGCTGGGATGTGAGTCGTGGAGAACAGAAGTATCGACGGGGGATGTATATCCTGTTCCGCCGGGCTACTCCGTTTCCGATGCTTTCTACATTTGACGGTCCCGACTCGACGTCCGCGTGTGCAGCTCGCGAGATCTCGAACTCTCCCCTGCAGTCGCTCACCCTGTTGAACGATCCGGTTTTCTTTGAGTGTGCTCAGTCGCTTGGGCAGCAAAAGCTTGCCGCCGAAGAAGACGCTTGGATTTCCGAGATGTTTCAGCGCATGCTCTCACGAAATCCGACCAGCGAAGAGTTGGCAGCCTCGCAGGAGTTCTATCGGGAGTTGCTCGATTCCCTGGAAAACAGCAAGCAATCCGATCTGAAAGCGATTGTGAACGACGAGAAGAGCAGCGCGTCTCTCATTCAGCAAGCCGCTCAGGTTCTATTGGCGCGAAGCCTGATGAATCTCGACGAGTTTATCACCCGCCCCTAG
- the tnpC gene encoding IS66 family transposase encodes MLVKQIEILTARLEKVEREGKRQAAPFRKKRKSDPKKPGRKSGEDHGNHHRRAVPEVIDETYDVPLPACCPDCGHKELTKTETLVQFQTEIPRTVINRQFNIDAGRCSGCGSHVQSRHELQTSGAVGAAAAQLGPNVHAAMTLLNKELGLSHGKVKRLLEMLFEIHVSRSTSCRSMLRTADRLEQADQQVRDAVRGSPQVVGDETGWRVDGRGAWLHAFVGLTATCYEVDPTRSIGPAKRLLGMDWSGIFGHDGWAVYDKFTSATHQQCFAHLLRRCESLIESGTGVALAFPRGVKKLLLRGFEFRNRFRRDEVGVHGMKVMAGRLTMQMWDLVRHRKTHRANERFAKFLEKHLHDLYTFLRHPGADATNWRGEQAIRPAVVNRKVWGGNRTESGALAQSRIMSVMQTCKQRLADPFDFIRHQLLSPTPLALPLPITAR; translated from the coding sequence ATGCTGGTCAAGCAGATCGAAATATTGACTGCACGTCTCGAAAAGGTTGAACGCGAAGGTAAACGCCAAGCGGCTCCCTTTCGCAAGAAACGAAAATCCGATCCGAAGAAACCGGGACGCAAGAGTGGCGAGGATCACGGCAATCACCATCGCCGAGCCGTGCCTGAGGTGATCGACGAGACCTACGATGTTCCGCTGCCCGCATGCTGCCCCGATTGCGGTCACAAGGAACTGACGAAAACCGAAACTCTCGTCCAATTCCAAACCGAGATCCCTCGCACCGTCATCAACCGACAATTCAATATTGACGCTGGCCGTTGCAGTGGATGCGGAAGCCATGTTCAGAGCCGACACGAATTGCAAACTTCCGGCGCCGTGGGCGCTGCCGCCGCTCAACTTGGCCCGAATGTCCACGCCGCGATGACGCTGCTCAACAAAGAACTCGGGCTCAGTCATGGCAAAGTCAAACGCCTGCTGGAAATGCTCTTTGAAATCCACGTCAGTCGGAGCACCAGTTGTCGCAGTATGCTTCGCACGGCGGATCGACTCGAGCAGGCTGACCAACAAGTTCGTGATGCCGTGCGAGGTTCACCGCAGGTCGTAGGTGATGAAACGGGCTGGCGAGTGGATGGACGTGGGGCTTGGCTACACGCCTTCGTCGGGCTGACGGCCACGTGCTACGAGGTGGACCCGACGCGAAGCATCGGACCGGCAAAACGACTGCTGGGGATGGATTGGTCTGGAATCTTCGGACACGATGGCTGGGCGGTCTACGACAAATTCACTTCGGCGACTCATCAACAATGCTTCGCGCACCTGCTTCGGCGATGTGAATCGCTGATCGAAAGCGGGACGGGTGTTGCGTTGGCGTTTCCGCGCGGCGTGAAGAAGTTGTTGTTGCGAGGTTTTGAATTTCGCAATCGCTTTCGGCGAGATGAAGTGGGCGTTCATGGCATGAAGGTGATGGCAGGAAGATTGACAATGCAGATGTGGGACTTGGTCCGCCATCGGAAGACCCACAGGGCCAATGAACGATTCGCAAAGTTCCTCGAGAAGCACTTACATGACCTGTACACCTTTCTTCGGCATCCCGGTGCGGATGCGACGAACTGGCGAGGCGAGCAAGCGATTCGTCCCGCCGTGGTGAATCGGAAAGTCTGGGGCGGAAATCGAACCGAGTCCGGAGCGTTGGCACAATCCCGAATCATGAGTGTGATGCAAACCTGCAAGCAACGACTGGCCGACCCGTTCGACTTCATCCGCCATCAACTGCTCAGCCCTACGCCGCTGGCACTGCCATTACCCATCACGGCCCGGTAA
- a CDS encoding alpha/beta hydrolase family protein, which translates to MQHFTLFRSQLKPSRFLGLIVLLLASTGEIEAVDPSPQELPNSSVDPRYIEAEFVSTFDRTMQPLRYALPPKSQDAERPVLVFLHSWSSDYHLHKPEWLRAALSRGWIFVEPNFRGPNDNPEACGSAAARADVLDCVEFAIKHLNVDTNRIYLAGASGGGHMTMLMAGRHPERFTAASAWVGISDLKKWYEHHSPNGIPQNYAKKVAKCCGGAPGVSKLVDQQYYQRSPIHWITNAGDLPLDIAAGVHDGQSGSVPFQHSVQLYNAIAKSHAAPLVSDAELQQLWDQGKLTKPQAQDTAEDPTYRRDIKLRRKTNNARLTIFEGGHEGLAEAACAWLEVQRRPTHLSSVPE; encoded by the coding sequence ATGCAACACTTCACCTTGTTTCGATCTCAACTGAAACCATCTAGATTCTTAGGGCTGATCGTTTTGCTACTCGCATCGACTGGTGAAATAGAAGCCGTGGATCCATCGCCCCAAGAGTTGCCCAACTCATCCGTCGATCCGCGATATATCGAGGCAGAATTCGTCAGCACGTTCGACAGGACGATGCAACCGCTTCGCTACGCACTTCCTCCAAAAAGCCAGGATGCAGAGCGCCCCGTTCTCGTGTTCCTGCATTCCTGGAGTAGCGACTATCATCTGCATAAACCCGAGTGGCTGCGTGCCGCTTTGAGTCGCGGTTGGATCTTTGTCGAGCCCAATTTCCGCGGTCCCAATGACAACCCAGAGGCCTGCGGTTCAGCAGCAGCACGTGCCGATGTGTTGGACTGCGTCGAATTCGCGATCAAGCATTTGAATGTTGACACGAATCGGATCTACCTTGCAGGTGCTTCGGGAGGCGGTCATATGACGATGTTGATGGCAGGCCGGCATCCGGAGCGATTTACCGCGGCTTCTGCGTGGGTTGGAATCAGCGATTTGAAGAAGTGGTATGAACACCATTCACCCAACGGCATCCCTCAGAACTATGCCAAGAAGGTTGCCAAGTGCTGTGGCGGTGCTCCAGGTGTCAGCAAGCTGGTGGACCAGCAGTACTACCAGCGTTCCCCGATTCATTGGATCACCAACGCGGGAGATCTACCACTCGACATCGCCGCAGGTGTACACGATGGCCAGTCCGGCTCGGTACCATTCCAACACTCGGTCCAACTCTATAACGCAATTGCCAAAAGCCATGCCGCTCCTCTTGTGAGCGACGCAGAGTTGCAGCAGCTTTGGGACCAGGGCAAACTCACCAAACCCCAGGCCCAGGACACGGCAGAGGACCCAACTTATCGACGAGACATCAAACTTCGACGGAAGACCAACAACGCACGCTTGACCATCTTCGAGGGAGGCCATGAAGGACTTGCCGAAGCGGCTTGCGCCTGGTTGGAAGTCCAGCGGCGACCTACACACCTGTCGTCCGTCCCTGAGTAA
- a CDS encoding carboxypeptidase-like regulatory domain-containing protein, translating to MFSGRIVLLCLIAGALSLGCSRAHNLPGETGTVKGHVSYRDGTIPEGSSVVMLHKGTGIPAVGVTDSDGNFTMIMREGPDVLVGDYVVNIRPPGEIDDNVLEITAETVPPLWNEVPQKYWNPSTSNEAYTVNSGTNFYEFTLTDN from the coding sequence ATGTTTTCAGGCCGTATCGTCTTGCTTTGTTTGATTGCCGGTGCCTTGAGCCTGGGATGCAGTCGTGCACACAATCTTCCCGGAGAAACGGGCACCGTGAAGGGACACGTTAGCTACCGCGACGGGACCATTCCTGAAGGTTCCTCGGTCGTCATGCTTCACAAGGGAACCGGAATTCCTGCCGTCGGCGTGACAGATTCCGACGGCAACTTCACAATGATCATGCGAGAAGGCCCCGACGTTCTCGTCGGTGACTATGTTGTCAATATCCGGCCGCCGGGCGAGATTGATGATAACGTATTGGAGATCACCGCTGAGACCGTACCGCCGCTCTGGAATGAGGTCCCACAAAAATACTGGAATCCATCGACCAGCAACGAGGCCTACACAGTGAATTCAGGTACCAACTTTTACGAGTTCACGCTAACTGACAATTAG
- a CDS encoding sigma-70 family RNA polymerase sigma factor yields the protein MNQKVEQLNEDAEAREMELRLEFEQMLQASRDKLMLYLVALVSNVADAEDLCQRISLVMWQKFSDYDRSRSFLSWACGIARFEAYNFRRARVADRMLWRNDLPELLASTLENLDQAPSHQRLSALRNCVQALPEREQSFVWQIYWEGRSFDSIAQSLGCSVRTFYNRMYLLRRRLSHCVARRSKAE from the coding sequence ATGAATCAAAAAGTAGAACAATTGAACGAGGATGCCGAAGCCCGAGAGATGGAGCTGCGTCTGGAGTTCGAACAGATGCTACAGGCTTCACGGGATAAACTGATGCTCTACCTGGTCGCGCTCGTGAGCAATGTCGCGGATGCGGAAGACCTTTGTCAGCGGATAAGCCTGGTGATGTGGCAGAAATTTTCCGATTACGACCGTTCACGTAGCTTCCTGTCGTGGGCATGTGGGATCGCACGATTCGAAGCGTATAACTTTCGTCGGGCGCGTGTCGCAGATCGAATGCTTTGGCGAAACGACCTGCCAGAACTATTGGCCAGCACGCTCGAGAATTTAGACCAAGCCCCATCGCATCAGCGATTGTCGGCATTGCGAAATTGTGTGCAGGCACTTCCCGAGCGAGAGCAATCCTTTGTCTGGCAAATCTACTGGGAAGGACGCTCGTTCGATTCCATTGCGCAATCGCTGGGATGCTCGGTTCGCACGTTTTACAACCGAATGTATTTACTCCGGCGTCGATTGTCCCATTGTGTCGCCAGGCGTTCGAAGGCCGAATAG